The following are encoded together in the Bacillus cereus group sp. RP43 genome:
- a CDS encoding polysaccharide biosynthesis protein codes for MNKKFVKGAAILTVTTFISKVVGSFFQIPLQNIAGDEVLGIFRLVFPVYMIALTLSVAGVPLAISQLIADLHEKNDRDGIAKLFTSASIIGVIFGVLGFLIIIIGSSSIANMLGGQETRLALIVTSFALLIAPYMAVYRGYFQGFGDMIPTGVSQVIEQLIRVFFMLTIAYIFVYWNKGSDIITGGAMIGSCFGVITSLIYLRMKYVKSTYRYKSETYSLQDFKTNAKNILRVSIPIAIGALSMPVLNLVDSVTIPHVLHESSTTIQEQFGIYSRGFAFTQLIVVFASAIVFPLIPLLTAALTKKDIALAKLTVKRTNEFAHVLTMPITIWLMALAVPLNVALFTDTKGSGMLAILIGSSYFTSLMVLSIGILQGINRSMRAAWIVIGASFVKIILNIALVNQFGINGAAYSTLIIYIMICIVNHIYIRKDLSYPRDIGRFLAVIGVSSILGIALYFVSTLINVTDSRILAMIYSAVALSVASVLYGICALKLNWISKEQIPFLRK; via the coding sequence ATGAATAAAAAGTTTGTAAAAGGCGCTGCGATTTTAACCGTTACAACGTTTATATCGAAAGTAGTGGGGAGTTTTTTTCAAATTCCATTGCAAAATATAGCAGGGGATGAAGTACTTGGGATTTTTCGCCTTGTTTTTCCTGTATATATGATAGCCTTAACTTTATCAGTAGCGGGAGTCCCGCTAGCAATATCCCAGTTAATAGCTGATCTTCATGAAAAGAATGATCGTGACGGAATAGCTAAATTGTTTACGTCAGCATCTATTATCGGTGTTATATTTGGGGTGCTCGGATTTTTAATTATTATCATTGGATCGAGTAGCATTGCAAATATGCTTGGTGGGCAAGAGACGAGGCTAGCATTAATTGTTACTTCGTTTGCTTTATTAATCGCACCATATATGGCAGTGTACCGTGGATATTTCCAAGGGTTCGGAGATATGATACCTACTGGTGTATCACAAGTAATTGAACAGTTGATACGCGTATTCTTTATGCTAACAATTGCTTATATATTTGTATATTGGAATAAAGGTAGTGATATCATAACAGGCGGAGCGATGATTGGTTCTTGCTTTGGTGTTATTACGTCACTCATATATTTGCGAATGAAATATGTGAAAAGCACGTATCGCTATAAGAGCGAAACATATTCATTACAAGATTTTAAGACAAACGCGAAAAACATACTCCGTGTTTCAATTCCAATTGCAATTGGAGCGTTATCGATGCCTGTTTTAAATTTAGTTGATTCTGTAACAATTCCACATGTATTACATGAATCTTCTACAACGATTCAGGAACAATTTGGTATATATAGCCGTGGTTTTGCATTTACGCAATTAATTGTTGTATTTGCAAGTGCGATAGTATTTCCGTTAATTCCATTATTAACAGCTGCTTTAACAAAAAAAGATATAGCTTTAGCTAAACTGACAGTAAAACGTACAAATGAATTTGCGCACGTTTTAACAATGCCGATAACGATATGGCTTATGGCGCTTGCAGTACCGCTGAATGTTGCGTTATTTACAGATACAAAAGGAAGTGGCATGTTAGCTATTTTAATTGGTAGCTCGTATTTCACATCACTTATGGTATTATCAATAGGAATCTTGCAAGGGATTAATCGTTCGATGCGAGCAGCATGGATTGTCATCGGTGCAAGTTTTGTAAAAATTATATTAAATATAGCACTAGTAAACCAATTCGGTATAAATGGAGCAGCGTATAGTACTCTAATTATTTATATAATGATTTGTATCGTAAATCATATTTATATTAGAAAAGATCTTTCCTATCCAAGAGATATAGGGAGATTTTTGGCTGTGATTGGAGTATCTAGTATTTTAGGTATAGCATTATACTTTGTATCCACATTAATCAATGTGACAGATTCCAGAATTTTGGCAATGATATATAGTGCTGTAGCGCTAAGTGTAGCTTCAGTGTTATATGGCATATGTGCATTGAAACTAAACTGGATATCGAAAGAACAAATTCCATTTTTACGTAAATAA